The Oncorhynchus tshawytscha isolate Ot180627B linkage group LG05, Otsh_v2.0, whole genome shotgun sequence genome includes a window with the following:
- the LOC112250682 gene encoding G-protein coupled receptor 52-like has product MNQSTLTTDLVPTANSSLVGPDPNHSCPLGWGQNEGLEACVLETAVIVLLTVLIIGGNLTVIFVFHCAPLLHHYTTSYFIQTMAYADLLVGLSCLVPTLSLLHYPASVQEPITCQVFSYVISVLKSVSMACLACISVDRYLAITKPLSYNQLVTPCRLRGCIALIWVYSSLVFLPSFFGWGKPGYHGDIFEWCAHSWPTSALFTGFVVCLLYAPAALVVCFTYFHIFRICQQHNREISERRARFPSQEMEAGEGGGSGSGGGHHAGQGPDRRYAMVLFRITSVFYMLWLPYIIYFLLESSHVLDSPALSFVTTWLAISNSFCNCVIYSLSNSVFRLGMRRLSQTLCSFSHCAADDRDFGEPKPRKRPKSCSI; this is encoded by the coding sequence ATGAACCAGTCAACATTGACGACAGACCTGGTTCCCACTGCCAACAGCAGCCTGGTGGGCCCAGACCCCAACCACTCCTGTCCCCTGGGCTGGGGCCAGAACGAGGGCCTGGAGGCCTGTGTCTTGGAGACTGCGGTCATCGTTCTGCTCACGGTGCTCATCATTGGCGGGAACCTGACGGTGATCTTCGTGTTCCACTGCGCCCCCCTGCTGCACCACTATACCACCAGCTATTTCATCCAGACTATGGCCTACGCCGACCTGCTGGTGGGCCTCAGCTGCCTGGTGCCCACCCTGTCCCTGCTGCACTACCCGGCCAGCGTCCAGGAGCCCATCACCTGCCAGGTCTTCAGCTACGTCATCTCGGTGCTCAAGAGCGTCTCAATGGCCTGTCTGGCCTGCATCAGCGTGGATCGCTACCTGGCAATCACCAAACCCCTGTCCTACAACCAGCTGGTGACGCCGTGCCGGCTCCGCGGTTGCATCGCCCTCATCTGGGTCTACTCCAGCCTGGTCTTTCTGCCCTCTTTCTTTGGCTGGGGCAAGCCGGGTTACCACGGGGACATCTTTGAGTGGTGCGCCCACTCCTGGCCCACCTCGGCGCTCTTCACAGGCTTTGTGGTATGCCTACTGTACGCGCCCGCGGCCCTGGTAGTCTGCTTCACCTACTTCCACATCTTCCGCATCTGCCAGCAGCACAACCGGGAGATCAGTGAGAGGCGAGCACGCTTCCCCAGCCAGGAGATGGAGGCTGGGGAGGGTGGTGGCAGTGGCAGCGGCGGGGGGCACCACGCGGGTCAAGGGCCTGACAGGCGCTACGCCATGGTGCTATTCCGCATCACCAGCGTCTTCTACATGCTTTGGCTGCCCTACATAATCTATTTCCTGTTGGAGAGCTCCCACGTGCTGGACAGTCCCGCCCTGTCCTTTGTAACAACCTGGTTGGCCATCAGCAACAGCTTCTGCAACTGCGTCATCTACAGCCTGTCCAACAGTGTGTTCCGCCTGGGCATGCGCCGCCTCTCGCAGACACTCTGCTCCTTCAGCCACTGTGCAGCCGACGACAGGGACTTTGGCGAACCCAAGCCCAGGAAGAGGCCAAAGTCCTGCTCCATCTGA